One genomic window of Diospyros lotus cultivar Yz01 chromosome 8, ASM1463336v1, whole genome shotgun sequence includes the following:
- the LOC127807183 gene encoding auxin efflux carrier component 6 isoform X2, producing the protein MISADDFYKVMCAMVPLYFAMLVAYASVKWWKIFTPEQCSGINRFVAVFAVPVLSFHFISQNNPYQMDTKFIFADTLSKLFVFLSLSIWSIFFNTRAGAGAGLDWLITLFSVATLPNTLVMGIPLLNAMYGHFTQSLMVQLVVLQCIIWYTLLLFLFEYRAATILIQTQFPGHAAAAISKFEIDGDVISLDGRDPLLTESEIDGAGRIRVRIRRSVSSAPDSGLSSSIGITPRASNLSGAEVYSINTPAQPHDFLHPNADINFGELAFGYRSASPRLSGYASSDAYSLQPTPRASNFNEMDTITAGSTPMWVRSPVAGGRVFRQASPAVRMVWESPGKCQGGGDRHGYSCKDAVGEKDLSFRDCSKFPEHDVEVADPKEAAGSKQEMPNAVVMLRLILVMVGRKLSRNPNTYSSVLGLLWSLISFKWNVGVPSLVKYSIKIISDAGLGMAMFSLERENCRIIHGPSAADNCLWHKNGVHRDGNPVSRRSGAHVRRLVRCWTKRRSAAHRHSTGSSSPGNCTICLC; encoded by the exons atgaTAAGCGCAGATGATTTCTACAAGGTGATGTGCGCAATGGTGCCGCTGTACTTCGCAATGCTGGTCGCCTACGCGTCGGTGAAGTGGTGGAAGATCTTCACGCCGGAGCAGTGCTCAGGCATCAACCGCTTCGTCGCCGTCTTCGCCGTGCCGGTGCTCTCCTTCCACTTCATCTCCCAGAACAACCCCTATCAGATGGACACCAAGTTCATCTTCGCCGACACTCTCTCCAAGCTCTTCGTCTTCCTTTCCCTCTCTATCTGGTCCATCTTCTTCAACACCCGCGCCGGCGCCGGCGCCGGCCTCGACTGGCTCATCACCCTCTTCTCCGTCGCCACCCTCCCCAACACCCTCGTCATGGGAATCCCTCTGCTCAACGCCATGTATGGCCACTTCACCCAGTCCCTCATGGTCCAGCTCGTCGTCCTTCAATGCATCATCTG GTATACATTGTTGCTATTCCTCTTTGAATATAGGGCGGCTACCATTCTGATCCAAACCCAGTTCCCCGGCCATGCGGCCGCCGCCATTTCCAAATTCGAGATCGACGGCGACGTGATATCGCTGGACGGCCGAGACCCGCTTTTAACGGAGTCCGAAATTGACGGCGCCGGCCGTATCCGCGTCCGCATCAGACGGTCCGTATCGTCCGCCCCGGATTCCGGGCTGTCGTCGTCCATCGGAATCACTCCCCGAGCCTCCAACCTCTCCGGCGCCGAGGTCTATTCCATCAACACCCCGGCGCAGCCCCACGACTTCCTCCACCCCAATGCCGACATCAACTTCGGCGAACTAGCCTTCGG CTACCGCTCAGCCAGTCCCCGGCTGTCCGGGTACGCCTCGTCGGACGCGTACTCGCTTCAGCCGACGCCGCGGGCCTCCAACTTCAATGAAATGGACACGATCACCGCGGGGAGCACCCCAATGTGGGTGAGGTCACCGGTAGCCGGCGGAAGGGTGTTCCGGCAGGCATCGCCGGCGGTGAGGATGGTGTGGGAATCCCCTGGAAAATGCCAAGGCGGTGGAGACAGACATGGATACAGCTGCAAAGATGCTGTCGGAG AGAAAGATCTGAGCTTCAGAGACTGCTCAAAATTCCCGGAGCATGACGTAGAAGTAGCAGATCCAAAGGAGGCAGCAGGATCCAAACAGGAGATGCCCAATGCCGTCGTCATGCTAAGACTCATACTGGTCATGGTCGGAAGAAAACTTTCTCGCAATCCAAACACCTATTCCAGCGTCTTAGGCCTTCTCTGGTCTCTCATCTCATTCAA ATGGAACGTTGGGGTTCCCAGTTTGGTTAAGTATTCTATAAAGATTATTTCAGATGCAGGCCTTGGCATGGCCATGTTCAGCTTAG aaagagaaaattgtAGGATTATTCATGGCCCTTCAGCCGCGGATAATTGCTTGTGGCACAAAAATGGCGTCCATAGGGATGGTAATCCGGTTTCTCGGCGGTCCGGTGCTCATGTCCGCCGCCTCGTTCGCTGTTGGACTAAGAGGAGATCGGCTGCACACCGCCATAGTACAG GCAGCTCTTCCCCAGGGAATTGTACCATTTGTCTTTGCTAG
- the LOC127807183 gene encoding auxin efflux carrier component 6 isoform X1 has translation MISADDFYKVMCAMVPLYFAMLVAYASVKWWKIFTPEQCSGINRFVAVFAVPVLSFHFISQNNPYQMDTKFIFADTLSKLFVFLSLSIWSIFFNTRAGAGAGLDWLITLFSVATLPNTLVMGIPLLNAMYGHFTQSLMVQLVVLQCIIWYTLLLFLFEYRAATILIQTQFPGHAAAAISKFEIDGDVISLDGRDPLLTESEIDGAGRIRVRIRRSVSSAPDSGLSSSIGITPRASNLSGAEVYSINTPAQPHDFLHPNADINFGELAFGYRSASPRLSGYASSDAYSLQPTPRASNFNEMDTITAGSTPMWVRSPVAGGRVFRQASPAVRMVWESPGKCQGGGDRHGYSCKDAVGEKDLSFRDCSKFPEHDVEVADPKEAAGSKQEMPNAVVMLRLILVMVGRKLSRNPNTYSSVLGLLWSLISFKWNVGVPSLVKYSIKIISDAGLGMAMFSLGLFMALQPRIIACGTKMASIGMVIRFLGGPVLMSAASFAVGLRGDRLHTAIVQAALPQGIVPFVFAREYGLHPDILSTGVIFGMLVSLPVTLVYYILLGL, from the exons atgaTAAGCGCAGATGATTTCTACAAGGTGATGTGCGCAATGGTGCCGCTGTACTTCGCAATGCTGGTCGCCTACGCGTCGGTGAAGTGGTGGAAGATCTTCACGCCGGAGCAGTGCTCAGGCATCAACCGCTTCGTCGCCGTCTTCGCCGTGCCGGTGCTCTCCTTCCACTTCATCTCCCAGAACAACCCCTATCAGATGGACACCAAGTTCATCTTCGCCGACACTCTCTCCAAGCTCTTCGTCTTCCTTTCCCTCTCTATCTGGTCCATCTTCTTCAACACCCGCGCCGGCGCCGGCGCCGGCCTCGACTGGCTCATCACCCTCTTCTCCGTCGCCACCCTCCCCAACACCCTCGTCATGGGAATCCCTCTGCTCAACGCCATGTATGGCCACTTCACCCAGTCCCTCATGGTCCAGCTCGTCGTCCTTCAATGCATCATCTG GTATACATTGTTGCTATTCCTCTTTGAATATAGGGCGGCTACCATTCTGATCCAAACCCAGTTCCCCGGCCATGCGGCCGCCGCCATTTCCAAATTCGAGATCGACGGCGACGTGATATCGCTGGACGGCCGAGACCCGCTTTTAACGGAGTCCGAAATTGACGGCGCCGGCCGTATCCGCGTCCGCATCAGACGGTCCGTATCGTCCGCCCCGGATTCCGGGCTGTCGTCGTCCATCGGAATCACTCCCCGAGCCTCCAACCTCTCCGGCGCCGAGGTCTATTCCATCAACACCCCGGCGCAGCCCCACGACTTCCTCCACCCCAATGCCGACATCAACTTCGGCGAACTAGCCTTCGG CTACCGCTCAGCCAGTCCCCGGCTGTCCGGGTACGCCTCGTCGGACGCGTACTCGCTTCAGCCGACGCCGCGGGCCTCCAACTTCAATGAAATGGACACGATCACCGCGGGGAGCACCCCAATGTGGGTGAGGTCACCGGTAGCCGGCGGAAGGGTGTTCCGGCAGGCATCGCCGGCGGTGAGGATGGTGTGGGAATCCCCTGGAAAATGCCAAGGCGGTGGAGACAGACATGGATACAGCTGCAAAGATGCTGTCGGAG AGAAAGATCTGAGCTTCAGAGACTGCTCAAAATTCCCGGAGCATGACGTAGAAGTAGCAGATCCAAAGGAGGCAGCAGGATCCAAACAGGAGATGCCCAATGCCGTCGTCATGCTAAGACTCATACTGGTCATGGTCGGAAGAAAACTTTCTCGCAATCCAAACACCTATTCCAGCGTCTTAGGCCTTCTCTGGTCTCTCATCTCATTCAA ATGGAACGTTGGGGTTCCCAGTTTGGTTAAGTATTCTATAAAGATTATTTCAGATGCAGGCCTTGGCATGGCCATGTTCAGCTTAG GATTATTCATGGCCCTTCAGCCGCGGATAATTGCTTGTGGCACAAAAATGGCGTCCATAGGGATGGTAATCCGGTTTCTCGGCGGTCCGGTGCTCATGTCCGCCGCCTCGTTCGCTGTTGGACTAAGAGGAGATCGGCTGCACACCGCCATAGTACAG GCAGCTCTTCCCCAGGGAATTGTACCATTTGTCTTTGCTAGGGAATATGGGCTGCATCCAGACATCTTAAGCACTGG GGTTATATTTGGCATGTTGGTGTCCCTGCCGGTGACCCTCGTCTACTACATACTGCTAGGCCTGTAA